A single region of the bacterium genome encodes:
- a CDS encoding TolC family protein → MPLDAAIPAGLPSELLQRRPDLVAAEQQLAAETARVGVAEAQRWPSISLTGSLGVISDELSSLNSSEAKAWNLTAGLFAPVFHAGQLKAQAKAQRARAEQALHGYEASLRQAFREVEDALIAVRSLRAEHAARGRQVRAARNAARLSRARYDGGVVDYLEVLESERSLFTAELDESATRQAALTALVGLYQALGGGWTPPPPASP, encoded by the coding sequence GTGCCGCTGGACGCGGCGATTCCCGCTGGTCTTCCCTCGGAGCTTCTCCAGCGCAGGCCCGATCTGGTTGCGGCCGAGCAGCAGCTCGCCGCCGAGACCGCACGTGTCGGCGTGGCCGAGGCCCAACGCTGGCCCTCGATCAGCTTGACGGGAAGCCTCGGTGTGATCAGCGACGAGCTCTCGAGCCTGAACAGCAGCGAAGCGAAGGCCTGGAATCTCACGGCGGGCTTGTTCGCGCCCGTCTTCCACGCCGGTCAACTCAAAGCACAGGCGAAGGCCCAGCGCGCACGGGCCGAACAGGCCCTGCACGGCTATGAGGCGTCGTTGCGTCAGGCCTTTCGCGAGGTCGAGGATGCGCTGATCGCGGTCCGCTCCCTGCGAGCCGAGCACGCAGCCCGCGGTCGCCAGGTTCGCGCGGCCCGCAACGCCGCCCGCCTTTCCCGCGCCCGCTACGACGGGGGCGTCGTCGACTACCTCGAGGTGCTCGAATCCGAGCGGAGCCTGTTCACCGCCGAGCTCGATGAATCCGCCACGAGACAGGCTGCGTTGACCGCGCTCGTGGGCTTGTACCAGGCTCTCGGAGGTGGATGGACTCCGCCTCCTCCGGCGTCGCCGTAG
- a CDS encoding glycosyltransferase encodes MSPPRSSRTDALLERLRAENIETWFDLGLMLDRLRDERAVPSASAPAGFSDFRRKLARGVAFVTYYCAVDGVTMEIAKYAEAMRSLLPDPRIHFVGAQFGTGADSILGPEAQRHVIPEIDGFDRHSVYQRLFQHRLDRGSPLYNRLIADFWQSTLKLVATLGRLFDDEEIQLIFAVNTNSNPGNPPLALALVLLSEHLGIPVISNNHDFYWEGGCSEIERESLGQPKGPRDHFFTNAHLGEVFSVIEMTHPWRARSWLSLNLNDAQCDALVSKFGHSPASVAKIGTTVDLGRFHPLSRPRRTEVLQQIAALLGKGGLRVPVRSVAAEVERGIVGDPRPVLLGARSGRHVAFMQDNMIFLQPTRIIARKHIARDFDLIAALCQDPEFAAALDATPSLKITVVVTGPVAGGHEGYFEELLHLFEQALEVVPERLRERVFLAPLFAGIDSPEFRARYERPAEIADLYAIASLVCLPSETEGRGLPILEAAAAGVPILVRRYQPEAVYAELIGEDLAADQRLEVIEIRGSRVGPEAVAWARDVLLHPHHHAECRTHNRHVVDIRYGPGALEDDMRGALGQLHAQLQSNEAAEQRATQALARFRQRELRGARDLVDLVDTRRREYLAGTGRMGFMLMLKSLIDPSYFRVEEQRIQGLAFAFACRLVDGPAGLVPSDVTGRRAFFHAVESLFLHWKSEMPVMFDHALAYRHRNRRDHPYHRFTPEQLTGVINELHREVAEPDSPRIVPRAAHHFSNWGRALEMLCGGPPAIDQRARLRTRLAEDVPFAFFPGTELELELELFVLEAVRSRLGLGAHEFLTAERLTRSDLSPIHVILRERPCADLPTNETLQQLLTESTNEEIALVFESGAARVVRSRQLGIGIDVCQLGKRVLDTLREVRAGGGFLLAAEEQAAATTDILDLDRFHVGRAMHPLGAHLMGVEPGEGYVQWVPAGLRFALAYPTPVQTGRDLAELLEGSRFRELCAKRGEADVLEVLRRDAAERGSPVGHVLAELRDGGSRPRAESVIRQSVNGIYADGHPWSGSLARVAEGPLRYRIVSSPDNPRTMLDLVHRFERRSGERARIAWNGGYILNAELVGKLGLPESYIGSPLGMIVEDGRVLCPPLYAKPAFLVHASGALEIRRVGCGGGLEVALGATELKLPTEVHNPQQAPADQPCYYDLLFSDDTLRGDGRTLVRLAGTRIMEVAETAPGERVPVWPVGLVLSFPPGRLPAGFAQGAELELHLPAFSGVAQAVEAGPLLIENGELCIDMETEGWKTQNSIRTQAARLDYLDMRGPKIAAGLDSEGRLSVLTVNGRIRESVGATHTDMAEILRDHGMVAAMGFDPGGSATLVVGRKVANISPYNADYERDVWSLPPQPRAVSSGVIGY; translated from the coding sequence GTGTCACCGCCCCGCAGCTCTCGAACCGACGCTCTGCTCGAACGACTTCGAGCCGAGAACATCGAGACGTGGTTCGATCTCGGGCTGATGCTCGACCGCTTGCGTGACGAGCGTGCGGTTCCCAGCGCGAGCGCCCCTGCCGGCTTCTCCGACTTCCGACGAAAACTCGCTCGCGGTGTTGCGTTCGTTACCTACTACTGCGCGGTCGATGGCGTGACCATGGAAATCGCCAAGTACGCCGAGGCGATGCGCAGCCTGCTGCCCGATCCGCGCATTCATTTCGTGGGTGCGCAGTTCGGGACAGGAGCCGATTCCATACTCGGCCCCGAGGCGCAGCGGCACGTGATTCCCGAGATCGACGGCTTCGACCGACACAGCGTCTATCAGCGCCTCTTCCAGCATCGCCTCGATCGGGGCAGCCCGCTCTACAATCGTCTGATTGCCGATTTCTGGCAGAGCACGCTGAAGCTCGTCGCGACGCTCGGGCGCTTGTTCGACGACGAGGAGATCCAGCTCATCTTTGCGGTCAACACCAACTCGAATCCAGGAAACCCGCCGCTGGCGCTGGCGTTGGTGTTGCTCTCCGAGCATCTCGGGATCCCGGTCATCAGCAACAACCACGATTTCTACTGGGAGGGCGGATGCTCCGAGATCGAGCGCGAATCCCTGGGCCAGCCCAAGGGCCCGCGCGACCATTTCTTCACCAACGCGCACCTGGGCGAAGTGTTCTCGGTGATCGAGATGACCCACCCCTGGAGGGCGCGAAGCTGGCTCTCCCTGAATCTCAACGACGCGCAGTGCGATGCACTGGTCTCCAAGTTTGGTCACAGCCCTGCGAGTGTCGCCAAGATCGGAACCACGGTAGATCTCGGGCGGTTCCATCCGCTTTCACGGCCGCGACGCACCGAGGTGTTGCAGCAGATCGCTGCGCTGCTCGGAAAGGGTGGGCTGCGTGTGCCGGTGCGGAGTGTGGCGGCCGAGGTCGAAAGAGGCATCGTCGGCGATCCCCGGCCCGTCCTGCTCGGCGCACGGAGTGGACGCCACGTCGCGTTCATGCAAGACAACATGATCTTCCTCCAGCCCACGCGCATCATCGCGCGCAAGCACATCGCTCGCGATTTCGACCTGATCGCAGCATTGTGCCAGGACCCGGAGTTCGCGGCCGCGCTGGATGCCACGCCCTCCCTCAAGATCACCGTAGTCGTGACCGGCCCTGTAGCCGGTGGCCACGAGGGCTACTTCGAAGAACTTCTTCATCTCTTCGAGCAAGCACTCGAGGTGGTGCCTGAGCGTCTCCGGGAGCGTGTCTTCCTGGCTCCGTTGTTCGCGGGGATCGATTCGCCGGAGTTCCGTGCACGCTACGAGCGACCGGCCGAAATCGCCGATCTCTACGCCATTGCCTCTCTGGTCTGTCTGCCCAGCGAGACGGAAGGCCGCGGCCTACCGATCCTCGAGGCGGCGGCGGCTGGTGTACCGATTCTCGTCCGCCGCTATCAGCCGGAGGCGGTCTACGCCGAGCTGATCGGGGAGGATCTGGCCGCCGACCAGCGGCTCGAGGTGATCGAGATCCGTGGCTCCCGGGTCGGCCCGGAGGCCGTCGCGTGGGCTCGGGATGTGCTTCTGCACCCGCACCATCACGCAGAGTGTCGCACGCACAACCGTCACGTGGTCGATATCCGCTATGGCCCGGGCGCGCTCGAAGACGACATGCGCGGTGCGCTCGGGCAGCTGCACGCGCAGCTCCAGAGCAACGAGGCCGCCGAGCAGCGAGCCACCCAGGCACTGGCGCGCTTCCGCCAGCGAGAGCTGCGGGGCGCGCGCGATCTCGTCGACCTCGTCGATACACGGAGGCGCGAGTATCTGGCCGGCACCGGGCGCATGGGCTTCATGCTGATGCTGAAATCGCTGATCGATCCGTCCTACTTCCGGGTGGAAGAGCAGCGCATACAAGGACTCGCCTTCGCGTTTGCCTGCCGCCTGGTCGATGGCCCAGCAGGTCTGGTCCCCAGTGATGTCACCGGACGTCGCGCCTTCTTCCACGCAGTGGAGAGTCTGTTCCTGCACTGGAAGAGCGAAATGCCGGTGATGTTCGACCACGCCCTGGCCTATCGACATCGCAATCGGCGCGATCATCCCTACCACCGGTTCACACCCGAGCAACTCACGGGCGTGATCAACGAGTTGCACCGCGAGGTTGCCGAACCCGATTCGCCGCGAATCGTTCCGAGGGCGGCGCACCACTTCTCGAACTGGGGTCGCGCGCTGGAAATGCTCTGTGGCGGCCCCCCCGCCATCGACCAGCGCGCTCGGCTGCGGACGCGCCTCGCCGAGGACGTGCCTTTTGCGTTCTTTCCGGGCACCGAACTCGAACTCGAACTCGAACTCTTCGTGCTCGAAGCCGTACGCAGTCGTCTCGGGCTCGGGGCCCACGAGTTCCTCACGGCAGAGCGGCTCACCCGATCCGACCTCTCTCCCATCCACGTGATCCTGCGGGAGCGACCCTGCGCCGATCTGCCTACGAACGAGACCCTGCAGCAGCTCCTCACCGAGAGTACGAATGAGGAAATCGCACTCGTGTTCGAGAGCGGAGCCGCCCGCGTCGTGCGTAGCCGGCAGCTCGGCATTGGCATCGATGTCTGCCAGCTCGGCAAGCGTGTGCTCGACACGCTGCGCGAGGTGCGGGCTGGTGGCGGTTTCCTGCTCGCGGCGGAGGAGCAGGCGGCGGCGACTACCGACATCCTGGACCTCGATCGGTTCCACGTCGGGCGTGCGATGCATCCGCTGGGTGCGCATCTGATGGGGGTCGAGCCCGGTGAGGGGTACGTCCAGTGGGTGCCGGCCGGGTTGCGCTTTGCGCTCGCGTATCCGACGCCGGTACAGACCGGCCGAGACCTTGCCGAGCTGCTCGAAGGCAGCCGCTTCCGGGAGCTGTGCGCGAAGCGCGGCGAGGCCGACGTGCTGGAGGTGTTGCGCCGAGATGCCGCGGAGCGCGGCTCGCCCGTCGGACATGTGCTGGCCGAACTCCGGGATGGTGGATCACGGCCACGCGCGGAATCCGTGATCCGCCAGTCCGTCAACGGCATCTACGCGGATGGGCATCCCTGGTCGGGCTCGCTGGCGCGTGTCGCGGAGGGACCGCTGCGTTATCGGATCGTCTCGTCCCCCGACAACCCGCGCACGATGCTCGATCTCGTGCACCGGTTCGAGCGCCGTAGTGGGGAACGTGCGCGCATTGCCTGGAACGGCGGATACATTCTGAACGCCGAGTTGGTTGGCAAGCTCGGTTTGCCGGAGTCCTACATTGGCTCGCCGCTCGGCATGATCGTCGAGGACGGTCGCGTACTGTGTCCGCCCCTCTATGCGAAACCGGCCTTCCTGGTCCACGCTTCCGGTGCGCTCGAGATTCGCCGGGTGGGTTGCGGTGGTGGCCTGGAAGTCGCGCTGGGCGCAACCGAGCTGAAGCTTCCGACGGAGGTGCACAATCCACAGCAGGCGCCCGCTGACCAGCCCTGCTACTACGACTTGCTGTTCTCGGACGATACGCTGCGGGGCGACGGGCGAACGCTCGTTCGCCTGGCGGGTACGCGCATCATGGAGGTGGCCGAGACGGCCCCGGGCGAGCGCGTGCCCGTCTGGCCCGTCGGTCTCGTGCTCTCGTTTCCGCCGGGCAGACTTCCCGCGGGCTTCGCACAGGGTGCGGAACTCGAGCTGCACCTTCCCGCGTTCTCGGGTGTGGCACAGGCCGTCGAAGCGGGTCCGTTGCTCATCGAGAACGGTGAGCTGTGCATCGACATGGAGACCGAAGGGTGGAAGACGCAGAACTCGATTCGCACGCAGGCGGCGCGGCTCGACTATCTCGACATGCGCGGCCCGAAGATCGCTGCCGGCCTCGATTCCGAGGGTCGGCTCAGCGTTCTCACGGTGAACGGCCGCATTCGGGAATCGGTCGGTGCGACCCACACCGACATGGCCGAGATCCTGCGCGATCACGGCATGGTGGCGGCGATGGGCTTCGACCCTGGCGGCAGCGCCACGCTGGTCGTGGGCCGAAAGGTCGCCAACATATCGCCCTACAATGCCGACTATGAACGCGACGTCTGGTCGCTGCCACCGCAACCGCGAGCGGTCTCGAGCGGGGTGATCGGCTACTGA
- a CDS encoding glycosyltransferase family 4 protein — protein MLGRLGHTCFVLSGNFKDDVVPRGLGTRFRPLSFFSPECEWEQNHAFFYPEDDPDELLTTVHEHARAVAIEIFRWVLANRIEVLLSENASALPCHLSMGLGIKLAAERLSLPVVTHDHDFAWERGNRYDTPFPEVEELVADTFPLQLPNVKHAVINDAARKELETRYGIGAAVVPNVMDFEAEYARRDGYNDDLLSSIGMGNGELPIFQVTRIVKRKGIETAIELVHKLDDCRIRLVVTGSAADDQRKGYFKELIEMIESRRLRDRVTFAHQKILSKREQLSDGRKFYSLEDAYAHSVAVTYFSTYEGFGNGFLEAVLARRPVFVNNYEPVYWPDIGSKGFDAVMLEGGVLTDEAVGQIDTILHDPERQREIAEHNFTLGRRHFSYDVLEEKLEALFDF, from the coding sequence GTGCTCGGCCGGTTGGGGCACACGTGTTTCGTGCTCTCGGGCAACTTCAAGGACGACGTCGTCCCGCGGGGGCTGGGGACGCGCTTCCGACCGCTTTCGTTCTTTTCGCCTGAGTGCGAGTGGGAGCAGAACCACGCGTTCTTCTACCCGGAGGACGATCCGGACGAGCTTCTCACGACAGTCCACGAGCACGCTCGCGCCGTGGCGATCGAGATCTTTCGCTGGGTGTTGGCGAATCGGATCGAGGTCCTGCTTTCGGAGAATGCCTCCGCGCTGCCCTGCCACCTCTCGATGGGCCTCGGCATCAAGCTCGCCGCCGAGCGATTGTCGCTCCCGGTGGTCACCCACGACCACGATTTCGCCTGGGAGCGCGGCAACCGTTACGACACGCCCTTTCCGGAAGTAGAGGAGCTGGTTGCCGATACGTTTCCGCTGCAGCTGCCCAACGTGAAGCACGCCGTCATCAACGATGCCGCACGCAAGGAGCTCGAAACGCGCTACGGCATTGGCGCCGCGGTCGTCCCGAACGTCATGGATTTCGAGGCCGAGTACGCCAGGCGGGACGGCTACAACGACGATCTGCTCTCGAGCATCGGCATGGGGAACGGTGAGCTTCCGATCTTCCAGGTCACGCGAATCGTCAAGCGCAAGGGGATCGAGACTGCGATCGAGTTGGTGCACAAGCTCGACGATTGCCGGATCCGGCTCGTGGTGACCGGCAGCGCGGCCGACGATCAACGAAAGGGATACTTCAAGGAGCTGATCGAGATGATCGAGTCGCGTCGCCTCAGGGACCGGGTGACCTTCGCGCATCAGAAGATCCTGAGCAAACGTGAGCAGCTCTCCGATGGGCGCAAGTTCTACTCGCTCGAGGATGCCTACGCCCACTCCGTGGCCGTCACCTACTTCAGCACCTACGAGGGCTTTGGCAACGGGTTTCTCGAAGCGGTGCTGGCCCGCAGGCCCGTGTTCGTGAACAACTACGAGCCGGTCTACTGGCCGGACATCGGCAGCAAGGGCTTCGACGCCGTGATGCTCGAGGGCGGTGTCTTGACCGACGAGGCCGTGGGGCAGATCGACACGATACTGCACGATCCCGAGCGCCAGCGGGAGATCGCTGAGCACAATTTCACACTCGGCCGCCGCCATTTCTCCTATGATGTCCTGGAGGAAAAGCTGGAGGCCCTGTTCGACTTCTAG
- a CDS encoding universal stress protein, translating to MTELVVLVGSDFSEDADKAVQYAFEIAKAIGGSVELVHVTPELKPLFGGSKQSQAAVAQLQDEEVEESRRALEVFIAEAEVPARAHVYVCVGDTCQALLDHAKEIDAAIIVVGRQGHGAAGRFLLGSLTDKLVRRSDRPVLVVPPTED from the coding sequence ATGACAGAACTCGTCGTGCTGGTGGGATCGGATTTCTCAGAGGATGCAGACAAGGCCGTTCAGTATGCATTCGAGATCGCCAAGGCCATTGGTGGGAGCGTCGAACTCGTCCATGTGACGCCCGAGCTGAAGCCACTATTCGGTGGCTCGAAGCAGAGCCAAGCCGCCGTTGCGCAACTCCAGGACGAGGAAGTCGAGGAATCGCGCCGCGCTCTCGAAGTATTCATCGCCGAGGCAGAGGTGCCTGCTCGCGCTCATGTCTACGTCTGCGTGGGCGACACCTGCCAAGCGCTCCTCGACCACGCCAAAGAGATCGATGCCGCCATCATCGTGGTTGGACGCCAAGGTCATGGCGCCGCAGGTCGCTTCCTGTTGGGATCGTTGACCGACAAACTGGTGCGCCGTTCGGATCGACCGGTGTTGGTCGTGCCTCCGACCGAGGACTGA
- a CDS encoding transporter substrate-binding domain-containing protein, whose translation MARWLTTLAGALALLLISGPTSAQEASASSGLSRIVSSGTLRVGMSGSQPPLNFEGKDGAMQGLEVDLAHGIAGLMRVKLQIVQTPFPELLDALESGKVDLVMSGMTTTAERSLRASFVGPYFLSGKSILTRSTTLAQANKAGDLDQAELKLAALEASTSEQFVNSAIPKASLVTTADYDEAVKLLLDGKVDALVADREIVMLTAFLHPKEGLATLREPLTIEPIGMAVHAGSGALATYLDNALGALEASGFLSGLRSRWLERNDWVSELP comes from the coding sequence ATGGCGCGATGGCTCACCACCCTGGCGGGAGCCCTGGCCCTGCTACTCATCAGCGGCCCCACATCGGCTCAGGAGGCGTCTGCGTCTTCCGGGCTCTCGCGGATCGTGTCGAGCGGAACCCTGAGAGTGGGGATGTCCGGCAGCCAGCCACCTCTCAATTTCGAGGGCAAGGATGGGGCCATGCAGGGCCTCGAGGTCGATCTCGCTCATGGGATCGCCGGGCTCATGCGTGTCAAGCTTCAGATCGTCCAGACGCCCTTCCCGGAGCTGCTCGATGCGCTCGAGAGTGGCAAGGTCGATCTCGTGATGTCGGGAATGACAACCACTGCGGAGCGGAGCCTGCGAGCCTCCTTCGTGGGTCCCTACTTCCTCTCCGGCAAATCGATCTTGACCCGATCCACGACCCTCGCCCAGGCGAACAAGGCCGGGGATCTCGACCAGGCCGAACTCAAGCTGGCAGCGCTCGAGGCTTCGACGAGTGAGCAGTTCGTCAACTCTGCCATTCCGAAGGCGAGCCTCGTGACGACGGCCGACTACGACGAGGCGGTCAAATTGTTGCTCGACGGAAAGGTCGACGCCCTGGTCGCGGACCGGGAGATCGTGATGCTCACGGCCTTCCTGCATCCCAAAGAGGGGCTGGCCACGTTGCGGGAGCCGCTCACGATCGAGCCCATCGGAATGGCTGTCCACGCTGGAAGCGGTGCGCTTGCCACCTATCTCGACAACGCTCTCGGGGCACTCGAGGCGAGCGGTTTCCTGAGTGGGTTGCGTTCGCGTTGGCTCGAGCGCAACGATTGGGTCAGCGAGCTTCCCTAG
- a CDS encoding DUF4136 domain-containing protein — protein sequence MKRRGLESRSLSNCIALALALLVGGCAWGAWIPGERNWNPPVVADPTTFAEFLPLGSVRVDELDCYSQRCKKRFRVIVEEPGVLTVRVIPELVGPDAQARIVLEAIRGVLAQASTGRGPRTDVTVLAVRENVNPGTYFVLVESVGGPMKYEIGAYLEPGPGPAPGTTASAPPPKKAARPAPKALSGPPARLVDVKLPGRAGARYDPQVSFAKLRTFAFTRNAQAGDDLPAGTVIESPGDRQIRRFLAEDLRLKGFRPATGPEPADLRVEFSTSDATQLFYRSPFIWYDEFSMDPYRPGLAYAIQANVASQLTVIIVDTESTRLAWYGTSAKSLGPGIDMGAETTALAREAVSDILAKFPPN from the coding sequence ATGAAGCGCCGAGGTCTCGAATCCCGCTCCCTCTCGAACTGCATCGCGCTCGCCTTGGCCCTCCTGGTCGGCGGGTGTGCCTGGGGCGCCTGGATCCCCGGCGAGCGCAACTGGAACCCTCCGGTCGTCGCGGATCCAACCACCTTCGCGGAGTTTCTCCCGTTGGGGAGCGTCCGCGTCGATGAGCTCGACTGTTACTCCCAGCGTTGCAAGAAGCGGTTCCGCGTCATCGTCGAGGAGCCCGGCGTTCTCACGGTGCGCGTCATCCCGGAGCTGGTGGGGCCGGACGCCCAGGCCCGGATCGTGCTCGAAGCCATCCGAGGGGTGCTCGCCCAGGCCAGCACGGGACGCGGGCCCCGCACCGATGTCACGGTTCTCGCCGTCCGCGAGAACGTGAACCCGGGCACCTATTTCGTGTTGGTCGAATCGGTGGGTGGCCCCATGAAGTACGAGATCGGAGCCTACCTGGAGCCAGGTCCCGGGCCGGCGCCGGGGACGACCGCCAGTGCCCCGCCTCCCAAGAAAGCCGCCCGGCCCGCGCCGAAGGCGCTCTCGGGTCCGCCCGCGCGGCTCGTCGACGTCAAGCTGCCCGGGCGGGCTGGCGCACGCTACGACCCGCAGGTCTCCTTCGCGAAGCTGCGCACGTTTGCCTTCACCCGCAATGCTCAGGCCGGCGACGATTTGCCGGCCGGAACCGTGATCGAGAGCCCCGGCGACCGCCAGATCCGCCGCTTCCTGGCTGAAGACCTGCGGCTCAAGGGCTTTCGGCCGGCCACGGGGCCCGAACCCGCCGACCTTCGCGTCGAGTTCTCGACGAGCGACGCTACGCAGCTCTTCTACCGATCGCCTTTCATCTGGTACGACGAATTCAGCATGGACCCGTACAGGCCCGGGTTGGCCTACGCGATCCAGGCGAATGTTGCCAGCCAGCTGACCGTCATCATCGTCGACACCGAAAGCACACGGCTCGCCTGGTATGGAACGAGCGCGAAGAGCCTGGGCCCGGGAATCGACATGGGCGCCGAAACCACGGCACTCGCTCGCGAAGCCGTGTCCGACATCCTCGCGAAGTTCCCTCCCAACTAG
- a CDS encoding DUF1854 domain-containing protein, with product MNDEQKNLALARRGRAAAIRAPRRPMLGVDLWRGSDGQLWARTPDRTCSVRPVRCFPWSKPARFVSLRDRDEEEVALVRDLTDLPHTAQRALGTALIEAGFVLVVEAVLDVDEEIEIRTFRVRTLQGLRKFQTLRDEWPRGMPGGGLLIKDVAGDLYLVPNPESLDAKSQRLLWAFLD from the coding sequence ATGAACGATGAACAGAAGAACCTGGCACTCGCTCGTCGAGGACGGGCGGCAGCCATCCGGGCCCCTCGGCGTCCGATGCTGGGCGTCGATCTGTGGCGAGGCTCCGACGGCCAGCTATGGGCGCGTACGCCGGATCGCACCTGCTCCGTGCGACCGGTGCGCTGCTTCCCGTGGTCGAAGCCCGCGCGCTTCGTCTCGCTCAGGGATCGCGACGAGGAAGAGGTCGCGCTCGTGCGAGACCTGACGGATCTGCCTCATACGGCACAGCGCGCGCTCGGCACGGCACTCATCGAAGCGGGCTTCGTGCTCGTCGTCGAGGCCGTGCTCGACGTGGATGAGGAGATCGAGATCCGCACATTCCGTGTGCGAACCCTCCAGGGCTTGCGGAAATTCCAGACGCTACGAGACGAGTGGCCGCGGGGAATGCCCGGGGGCGGACTCCTGATCAAGGACGTCGCTGGGGATCTCTATCTGGTGCCGAATCCGGAAAGCCTCGATGCGAAGAGCCAGCGCCTTCTGTGGGCGTTCCTCGATTGA